Within the Nitrospirota bacterium genome, the region GCCTGATGGATGAGGGAAACGCCCAACCGCTATCACCTTGCCTGAGATTGATGAGTGCACAGGAGATGAAACTAATCCCTTTGCCTCACCTATCTTCTGGTATTTCTTTACAGACTCACCTATCTTCACCAAAGGTTCGCATGGAGCGCCTATATGCTGTGACAAAGGAATAACCACCTTATCAGGCGGCCTCATAACCGCTATGGATATAGATGTTGTTTTACTCTTCTCATCCCTTGGATGAATGCCTTCACCGGCTATAGTATGCATGATATATCCCTATTTTTTATTCCGTTCTTTTAACAAGTCCTTCAGCTCGTCCATGAACTCATTTATTCCTTTGAACTCCCTGTATACTGAGGCAAAACGCACATAAGCGACCTCATCAAGCGCCTGAAGTTCCCTCATGACCTCTGCCCCTACCATTGAACTCGGAACCTCTTTCTCACCGCTCTCCTGCACCTTTTTTTCTATCCTTGAGGCAACCTCCTCAAGTGTATCTATGCCTATCGGCCTTTTTTCACACGCCTTCTTCAAGCCGTGCAGTATCTTATTCCTGTCAAACAACTCCCTCCTGCCGTCTTTTTTTACAACCACAGGAAGCACATCTTCTATATGCTCATAAGTAGTAAACCTTCTCCTGCACTTCAGACATTCCCTCCGCCGGCGTATTGCATCACCATCCTTACCTTCCCTTGAATCAACAACCTTATCCTCAAGATG harbors:
- the nrdR gene encoding transcriptional repressor NrdR; translated protein: MKCPFCGHLEDKVVDSREGKDGDAIRRRRECLKCRRRFTTYEHIEDVLPVVVKKDGRRELFDRNKILHGLKKACEKRPIGIDTLEEVASRIEKKVQESGEKEVPSSMVGAEVMRELQALDEVAYVRFASVYREFKGINEFMDELKDLLKERNKK